In Lentimicrobiaceae bacterium, a single genomic region encodes these proteins:
- a CDS encoding tRNA threonylcarbamoyladenosine dehydratase, translating into MEKDNINESWISRTELLIGEEGCKILNSKHVLIVGVGGVGGYAAEQLCRAGIGELTLVDGDKVHNSNRNRQITALCSTNDLYKCDVMKDRLLDINPNVKINIYKEYIRDKRMVEILEQGYHYVVDAIDTVSPKAFLIYHTYNLKMPIVSSMGAGGKFDPTLVKVSDLYDSSQCRLAYYMRKRLHKLGVGRGVNVVFSTEKVDKASIIFVENEQNKKTNVGTISYMPAVFGCACASVVIRYFLSSLACCNK; encoded by the coding sequence ATGGAAAAAGATAATATTAACGAAAGTTGGATTTCTAGAACAGAGCTATTAATTGGCGAAGAAGGTTGCAAAATTCTTAACAGCAAACACGTGCTTATTGTTGGTGTTGGCGGCGTTGGCGGCTACGCAGCCGAGCAATTATGCAGAGCAGGTATAGGCGAGCTGACCTTAGTTGATGGAGATAAAGTACACAATAGCAATAGGAACAGACAAATTACTGCACTATGCAGCACTAATGATTTGTACAAATGCGATGTTATGAAGGATAGGCTCTTGGATATAAACCCGAATGTTAAAATAAATATTTATAAAGAATACATAAGAGACAAGCGAATGGTGGAAATATTAGAACAAGGCTACCATTATGTAGTAGATGCTATTGACACTGTTTCGCCGAAAGCTTTTTTGATATATCACACGTACAATTTGAAGATGCCTATTGTAAGCTCTATGGGTGCCGGTGGTAAATTTGACCCAACCTTAGTAAAAGTTAGCGATTTGTACGATTCGTCTCAATGTCGACTAGCGTATTACATGCGCAAACGCCTGCACAAACTCGGCGTAGGAAGAGGAGTTAATGTTGTTTTCTCGACAGAAAAAGTTGATAAAGCCAGCATTATTTTTGTCGAAAACGAACAAAACAAAAAAACCAACGTTGGAACAATATCGTATATGCCGGCAGTGTTCGGTTGTGCTTGTGCTTCGGTTGTTATCAGGTATTTTCTTTCTTCTCTCGCTTGTTGTAATAAATAA